In the genome of Saprospira sp. CCB-QB6, one region contains:
- a CDS encoding peptidase domain-containing ABC transporter: MAQIKPSLTPFKRLGKMLYLDRKDIYLVSFYAFFAGLLGLGIPLGIQAIINYIAIGETTTSWYTLCFIITGASVAVGITRYMQVLIAEGIQQRIFTRSAFEFAYRIPRFKMESIREAYAPELANRFFDTLSVQKGVPKLIIDLPASVLQILFGLILLATYHPFFVFFGLTLLLVLFAILYFTYQEGLASSLRESKYKYKVAYWLEELGRTMGSFKLAGRTQYPLEKTDELVGSYLKHRQSHFAVYRQQFMSMVGVRGGATLALLLLGGGLVISNEMNIGQFVAAEIMIIMVLNALEKIILSMETVFDVLTAIEKIAHVTDLPLEEEKGIDFKEIVGNKGIHLRVHKMSYHPEPLMPPVLRDISFELGGSEHLCITGFADSGKTTLLRILLGLYQNFKGTIDYNQMPIRNLNLSSLRSYMGDYLREEHLFFGSLRENITMGRKDVTAQDVLSTCRAVGLDRFLQEHPEGLDAVIPSDGQGLSQSTIKKILLARCIVDHPRFLAAENLLVGLESREKRMLTNLLTAPNAPWTLVAVSRSSELAARCKRVIVLDKGEIIFNGCYNELKKQSYFNELFDGCEG; this comes from the coding sequence ATGGCTCAGATTAAGCCTTCTCTAACGCCCTTCAAGCGGCTCGGCAAGATGTTGTACCTTGACCGCAAAGATATTTATTTAGTCAGTTTTTACGCCTTTTTTGCGGGTCTTTTGGGCCTTGGCATTCCCTTGGGTATTCAAGCTATAATTAACTACATTGCGATTGGGGAGACGACGACCAGTTGGTACACCCTCTGTTTTATCATTACGGGGGCCAGTGTAGCGGTAGGGATTACGCGTTATATGCAAGTTTTGATTGCGGAGGGGATTCAGCAGCGGATATTTACTCGTTCGGCTTTTGAGTTTGCCTATCGGATTCCAAGATTTAAGATGGAAAGCATTCGGGAGGCTTATGCGCCGGAACTGGCCAACCGTTTTTTTGATACCTTATCGGTGCAAAAGGGGGTGCCCAAGCTCATCATTGATTTGCCCGCTTCTGTTTTGCAGATTTTATTTGGGCTTATTTTGTTGGCCACCTATCATCCTTTCTTTGTCTTTTTTGGTTTGACTTTACTTTTGGTTCTTTTTGCCATTTTGTATTTCACTTATCAAGAGGGTTTAGCGAGTAGTTTGCGAGAGTCTAAGTATAAGTACAAAGTTGCTTATTGGTTAGAGGAATTGGGGCGGACCATGGGCTCTTTTAAATTGGCAGGTCGCACGCAATATCCTTTAGAAAAAACGGATGAGTTGGTGGGCAGTTACCTCAAGCATCGGCAAAGTCACTTTGCGGTCTACCGGCAGCAGTTTATGAGCATGGTTGGTGTTCGGGGTGGGGCTACTTTGGCTCTTTTGTTATTGGGTGGTGGTTTAGTTATTTCGAATGAGATGAACATTGGGCAATTTGTCGCTGCAGAGATTATGATCATCATGGTGCTCAATGCCTTAGAAAAGATCATCTTGAGTATGGAAACTGTTTTTGACGTACTCACGGCTATTGAAAAGATTGCCCATGTAACCGATTTGCCATTGGAGGAGGAAAAGGGAATTGATTTTAAAGAAATTGTGGGCAACAAAGGCATTCATTTGCGGGTGCATAAAATGAGCTATCATCCAGAACCCTTAATGCCCCCTGTCCTCCGAGATATTTCTTTTGAATTGGGGGGGAGTGAGCACCTTTGTATCACTGGATTTGCCGATTCGGGCAAAACGACGCTTTTGCGGATTTTACTAGGGCTTTACCAAAACTTCAAGGGAACCATTGACTATAATCAAATGCCTATTCGCAACCTCAATTTGAGTAGTTTGCGCTCTTATATGGGCGATTACTTGCGGGAGGAGCACTTATTTTTTGGCAGCCTTAGAGAGAATATTACCATGGGGCGTAAAGATGTTACGGCCCAAGATGTTCTATCTACTTGTAGAGCGGTGGGCTTAGATCGCTTTTTACAGGAGCATCCTGAGGGATTAGATGCCGTTATTCCCTCAGATGGACAAGGGCTATCGCAATCTACAATCAAAAAGATTTTATTGGCCCGTTGTATTGTGGACCATCCGCGCTTTTTAGCTGCAGAAAACCTCTTGGTTGGTTTAGAGAGTAGAGAAAAGCGGATGTTGACAAATTTACTTACTGCGCCCAATGCACCTTGGACCTTAGTTGCTGTTAGTCGTTCGTCTGAACTAGCCGCTCGTTGTAAACGAGTCATTGTTTTGGATAAGGGAGAGATTATTTTTAACGGCTGTTATAATGAGCTAAAAAAACAGTCCTACTTCAATGAGCTATTTGATGGCTGCGAGGGTTAA
- a CDS encoding methyltransferase domain-containing protein, with the protein MKEELSANYWQGRYLDQNTGWNAGRCTRPIATYIDQLQDVKLKILIPGCGHGHEAQYLYEKGFRNIHLCDWAQKPLNQLQEKLSELPANHFHQGDFFALQETKFDLIIEQTFFCALPPSLRPQYAQKMASLLAPSGQLIGLLFKFPLTEAGPPFGGSLAEYQQLFSPHFAEVQITDCYNSIKPRSGNEYFVQLRP; encoded by the coding sequence ATGAAAGAGGAACTTTCCGCAAATTATTGGCAAGGACGATATCTGGACCAAAATACGGGCTGGAACGCAGGCCGCTGTACCCGCCCTATCGCTACATATATCGACCAACTCCAAGATGTAAAGCTCAAAATTCTTATTCCAGGCTGTGGCCATGGCCATGAAGCTCAATATCTCTACGAAAAAGGCTTTCGCAATATCCACCTCTGCGATTGGGCCCAAAAACCTTTGAACCAACTCCAAGAAAAATTAAGCGAATTACCCGCTAATCACTTCCATCAAGGCGATTTTTTTGCCCTGCAAGAAACAAAGTTCGATCTGATTATTGAGCAAACTTTTTTCTGTGCCCTTCCCCCAAGTTTGCGCCCCCAATACGCCCAAAAAATGGCTAGCCTATTGGCTCCTTCAGGCCAACTTATTGGTCTACTCTTCAAATTTCCACTAACAGAAGCTGGACCTCCTTTTGGCGGCAGCCTTGCCGAGTACCAACAACTTTTTAGCCCCCATTTTGCTGAAGTCCAAATAACAGATTGCTACAATTCGATTAAGCCTCGTTCAGGCAACGAATATTTTGTACAACTGCGTCCCTAA
- a CDS encoding DUF2851 family protein, with protein MSKYPFPEAFLHYIWRFQLYDKRFLRTAEGQEIQLVYPGHWNQHAAGPDFSDARIYIGGTLWAGQVEVHKKASDWLRHGHQNDPNYENVILHLVYDEDQIIRRTDGSRLPALALRGRISPALFEQGMRLLGELEQPIACGPQLPKIDPLEWSIWLERLSIERLEQKAAALGKRLADWRGDWMACFYEQLIGQFGLGQNAESFQRLGQALPYRLWRKYLGQPKQLEALFFGRAGFLVQTEDEYSRVLAQEYAYLQEKELLGGDLPLAWNFGGLRPSALPSFRLALLVELLQVEDLWSKFMESQSVKTLEKLFGVKIKSTYWLSHYRFGKKSQLRKQKSLGKESIQLLLINFLLPFRFLYAQAKGQDKEIDLLLNLLGQLPAEQNQILRNWAQWGRAAADAQQSQALIQLYKCYCLERRCLSCSIGHRLIRNQALDR; from the coding sequence ATGAGTAAATATCCTTTTCCCGAAGCTTTTTTGCATTATATCTGGCGCTTTCAATTATACGATAAGCGTTTTTTGCGCACTGCCGAGGGCCAAGAAATTCAATTAGTTTATCCGGGCCATTGGAACCAACATGCCGCAGGGCCCGATTTTTCAGATGCCCGAATTTATATTGGGGGCACGCTTTGGGCCGGGCAGGTAGAGGTCCATAAAAAAGCCTCTGATTGGTTGCGACATGGACACCAAAATGATCCCAATTATGAAAACGTCATTTTGCACTTAGTTTATGATGAGGACCAAATTATTCGGCGGACAGATGGCAGCCGTTTGCCTGCTTTGGCTTTGCGGGGACGAATTTCCCCCGCGCTTTTTGAGCAAGGCATGCGCTTACTGGGCGAGCTAGAACAGCCGATTGCCTGTGGGCCACAACTCCCGAAAATAGATCCTCTGGAATGGTCCATTTGGTTAGAGCGCCTAAGCATTGAACGTTTGGAGCAAAAAGCTGCAGCTTTGGGCAAGCGCCTAGCAGACTGGAGAGGCGATTGGATGGCCTGCTTTTATGAACAGCTCATTGGGCAATTTGGTTTGGGCCAAAATGCCGAAAGCTTTCAGCGATTGGGGCAGGCTTTGCCTTATCGGCTTTGGCGGAAGTACTTGGGGCAGCCCAAGCAGCTAGAAGCCTTGTTTTTTGGTCGAGCGGGCTTTTTGGTCCAAACAGAAGATGAATATAGCCGTGTTTTGGCCCAAGAATACGCTTATTTGCAAGAGAAGGAGCTTCTGGGAGGAGATCTGCCCTTAGCTTGGAATTTTGGTGGGCTGCGCCCCTCTGCCTTACCTAGTTTTCGCTTAGCGCTTTTGGTGGAGCTTTTACAAGTAGAAGATCTTTGGTCCAAATTTATGGAAAGCCAATCCGTCAAAACCTTAGAAAAGTTGTTTGGCGTGAAAATAAAATCTACTTATTGGCTTAGTCATTACCGCTTTGGGAAAAAAAGCCAGCTCCGCAAGCAAAAAAGTTTGGGCAAAGAAAGCATACAGTTATTATTGATTAACTTTTTGCTGCCTTTTCGCTTTTTGTATGCACAGGCTAAGGGACAAGACAAAGAAATTGATTTGTTGCTCAATTTATTGGGCCAATTGCCTGCAGAGCAGAATCAAATTTTAAGAAATTGGGCCCAATGGGGGAGAGCGGCTGCAGATGCGCAGCAATCGCAGGCCCTAATCCAATTGTATAAGTGTTATTGTTTGGAGCGCCGTTGCTTGTCTTGTAGTATTGGACACCGCTTGATTCGGAATCAAGCATTGGACCGATAA
- a CDS encoding serine hydrolase produces MRIIYLSILGLFWGQLLPAQGLYFPDSAGNWDSLSVQDLGYCDSRIDSLYQFLDQADSKAFILLKDGKIVLEQYFNGHSATDNWYWASAGKTLTAFLLGQALADGQLSLTDSSSHYLGSGWSSCTPQQEGAIQIIHQLSMTSGLDDGVADHTCTDDSCLIYLTNPDLRWAYHNGPYTLLDGVLTQATGLSMNQYVNQKIKQPIGMNGSFVPLGYNNVYFSTARSMARFGLLLLADGQWDGQSILSDTAYLGAMRRPSQALNPAYGYLTWLNGQSSYLLPGSQFSFSGPLMPNAPSDCYMALGKNGQFINVVPSENLVWIRMGQEPNGYDVPAELCNDIWSYINNLSCPSLVVELEQEKWQLYPNPNQGELHISGLSGAFSWRLLSIEGKVLKAGQSHNPQLDFTSWPAAYYLLEIEQNGQREYLNWVKY; encoded by the coding sequence ATGAGAATTATCTACCTCTCTATCTTGGGCCTGTTTTGGGGCCAGTTGCTGCCTGCTCAAGGGCTGTACTTTCCAGATAGCGCTGGAAATTGGGATAGTCTATCGGTTCAGGATTTGGGCTATTGCGACAGCCGCATAGATAGCCTTTATCAGTTTTTAGATCAAGCTGATAGTAAAGCCTTTATCCTCTTAAAGGATGGAAAAATTGTGTTGGAGCAATACTTTAATGGGCATAGCGCCACAGATAATTGGTATTGGGCCTCAGCGGGCAAAACCCTAACGGCCTTTTTACTTGGTCAAGCCCTAGCGGATGGGCAGCTCAGTCTAACCGATAGCAGCTCGCATTATTTGGGCAGTGGCTGGAGCAGTTGTACGCCTCAACAAGAGGGAGCCATTCAAATTATTCATCAACTCAGCATGACCTCTGGTTTGGATGATGGCGTGGCGGACCATACTTGCACCGATGATAGTTGCCTCATTTATCTTACTAATCCCGATTTGCGTTGGGCCTACCACAATGGTCCCTACACCCTTTTGGATGGGGTATTGACTCAGGCCACTGGCCTAAGTATGAACCAATATGTCAATCAAAAAATTAAGCAGCCCATTGGCATGAATGGGAGTTTTGTTCCCTTAGGCTATAACAATGTTTACTTTAGCACGGCTCGATCTATGGCCCGTTTTGGCTTATTGTTATTGGCCGATGGACAATGGGATGGACAAAGTATTTTGTCGGATACCGCTTATTTAGGGGCGATGCGCAGGCCCTCTCAGGCCCTGAACCCAGCTTATGGTTATTTAACTTGGCTCAATGGACAGAGCAGTTATTTGTTGCCTGGCAGTCAATTTAGTTTTTCGGGACCACTAATGCCCAATGCGCCTAGTGATTGTTATATGGCATTGGGAAAAAATGGGCAATTTATCAATGTGGTTCCTTCCGAAAATTTAGTTTGGATTCGGATGGGCCAAGAGCCCAATGGCTATGATGTCCCCGCAGAGCTTTGCAATGATATTTGGAGCTACATCAATAATTTGAGCTGTCCGAGTTTGGTAGTGGAATTGGAGCAAGAAAAATGGCAGCTCTATCCCAATCCAAATCAGGGAGAGCTTCATATTTCGGGCCTTTCTGGGGCCTTTAGCTGGCGCTTATTGAGTATTGAGGGTAAAGTTTTGAAAGCGGGGCAGAGCCATAACCCTCAACTTGATTTTACCTCTTGGCCTGCGGCTTATTATCTTTTAGAGATTGAGCAAAATGGCCAAAGAGAATACTTGAATTGGGTAAAATACTAA
- the folE gene encoding GTP cyclohydrolase I FolE, producing MNQSVKTLTAEEQALFDEMGDQHILSSIDTPMREDAFLLSDEEKIEQIQTHFKAIMEIMGLDLSDDSLKGTPYRVAKMYIKEIFSGLNPANKPKVALFENKYQYEEMLIEKNILLQSTCEHHFLPIYGKAHVAYIPNGKVIGLSKINRLVQYYAKRPQVQERLSRQILEELKASLGTDDVAVYIDAKHMCVSTRGIQDISSSTVTTAYSGQFEKEQFRKEFLAAIHNDVRY from the coding sequence ATGAACCAATCCGTGAAAACACTTACTGCCGAAGAGCAGGCCCTATTTGATGAAATGGGGGACCAACATATTCTCAGCTCCATTGATACCCCCATGCGCGAGGATGCCTTTTTGCTTTCTGATGAGGAAAAGATTGAACAAATCCAAACGCATTTTAAAGCCATTATGGAAATCATGGGCCTCGATCTTAGCGATGATTCGCTAAAAGGTACGCCTTATCGGGTGGCCAAAATGTATATTAAAGAGATTTTTAGCGGCCTCAATCCCGCCAACAAACCCAAAGTTGCACTTTTCGAAAATAAATATCAGTATGAGGAAATGCTGATTGAAAAGAACATTTTGCTGCAATCTACCTGCGAACACCACTTTTTGCCCATTTATGGCAAGGCGCATGTCGCCTATATCCCCAATGGCAAAGTGATTGGCCTCTCCAAAATTAACCGATTGGTGCAGTATTATGCCAAACGTCCGCAGGTCCAAGAGCGCCTAAGTCGCCAAATTCTAGAAGAACTAAAAGCTAGCCTTGGCACCGATGATGTGGCCGTTTATATTGATGCCAAACATATGTGCGTCTCTACCCGAGGCATCCAAGATATATCTAGTAGTACGGTAACAACCGCCTACAGTGGACAATTTGAAAAGGAGCAATTCCGCAAGGAGTTTTTAGCTGCCATCCACAATGATGTTCGCTACTAA
- a CDS encoding Rossmann-like and DUF2520 domain-containing protein has protein sequence MQIHIIGTGKVGQALGHAFFRAGHSIGQCYSRTAEKAQATAQALGGQAVYQLDQLSNEAGYYLLAVHDRAISEVLAQLPEGIRQERLILHCSGATPLSALAAAKQYGIFYPLQSFHEGYQPDLASIPICLAASSPALLEELKSLAESLACRYHLLEEEQWPALHLAAVMVNNFSNYLFAMGQTICEQAQIDPEILFPLILQTAQRLEEGPAKAFQTGPAIRGDQSSMQKHQAYLAAHQPQLQALYQLLSKRIEEDL, from the coding sequence ATGCAAATACATATTATAGGTACAGGTAAGGTCGGGCAAGCGCTCGGCCATGCTTTTTTTAGGGCAGGACATAGTATTGGCCAATGCTATAGCCGAACTGCAGAAAAGGCCCAAGCCACAGCTCAAGCCTTAGGGGGGCAAGCCGTTTATCAATTGGACCAATTGAGCAATGAAGCTGGCTACTACCTTTTAGCCGTCCACGATCGAGCTATTTCTGAAGTATTGGCCCAATTGCCCGAAGGTATCCGCCAAGAACGACTGATTTTACATTGCTCTGGCGCTACGCCATTGAGCGCGCTAGCCGCAGCCAAACAATACGGCATTTTTTATCCCTTGCAAAGCTTTCATGAAGGTTATCAACCCGATTTGGCCAGCATCCCCATCTGTTTGGCGGCTTCTTCGCCTGCTTTATTGGAGGAGCTCAAGTCTTTGGCCGAATCCTTAGCCTGTCGCTATCATTTGTTAGAGGAGGAGCAATGGCCCGCCCTGCATTTGGCTGCCGTTATGGTTAATAATTTTAGCAATTATCTTTTTGCCATGGGCCAGACAATTTGTGAGCAAGCCCAAATTGACCCAGAAATTCTTTTTCCGCTTATTTTGCAAACAGCGCAGCGCTTAGAAGAAGGACCCGCCAAAGCTTTTCAGACGGGGCCCGCTATTCGGGGCGACCAAAGCAGTATGCAAAAGCATCAAGCCTATTTGGCAGCGCATCAACCGCAGTTGCAGGCCCTCTACCAATTGCTCAGTAAACGTATTGAGGAAGACCTTTAA
- a CDS encoding phytoene desaturase family protein: MKIGIIGSGMGSLSAGALLAKKGHAVHIIEQNYLPGGCTSSYYRKGFIFEAGATTVVGLDEGMPLHYILQQTGIQLDLKLLERPMQVRLKNGQTLERFAHLDDWIREAERVFGPKGQAAFWRRCYTISQFVWQTSLQQQSFPPSSWRDLGPMLKGFRPKQLAFAGLAFRSMKQLLQQYGLDKNPDFIAFVNEQLLITAQNYLEEVNILFGATALCYTLFGNYYVYGGLYQLVKPFCDYIEEQGGQLHLKTKVEQISRKNGQYILQSNQGAMAFDRLISGIPINNLLDIWPDPQLHKRYQKRILDSPQLNSAFQLGIGFNRREDSPILHHQIHLKQPLSQIGSQSIFLSFSDPIDWYRAPLGQGVASISTHIPDPAGRPVRDKAALEQEILTVLDQEGYIAKDQILCTHSSASSSWESWTQRKFGFVGGYPQFFQIKPWQMLDARLEKGAYLCGDTAYPGQGIPGVALSGIIAYRKLLLDS; this comes from the coding sequence ATGAAGATTGGTATCATTGGATCAGGCATGGGCAGCCTTTCTGCGGGGGCCCTTTTGGCTAAAAAAGGACATGCTGTCCATATTATAGAACAAAATTATTTGCCTGGGGGTTGCACGAGCTCTTATTATCGAAAAGGGTTTATTTTTGAGGCTGGTGCCACAACTGTAGTGGGATTAGATGAAGGTATGCCCTTGCACTATATTTTGCAACAAACGGGTATTCAGCTTGACCTAAAGCTCTTGGAGCGCCCGATGCAAGTTCGGCTTAAAAATGGCCAAACTTTAGAGCGCTTTGCACATCTAGATGATTGGATTAGGGAGGCTGAGCGCGTTTTTGGCCCTAAAGGGCAGGCCGCATTTTGGCGACGCTGCTATACAATTAGTCAGTTTGTTTGGCAAACCTCTTTGCAACAACAAAGTTTCCCGCCCTCTTCTTGGCGAGATTTAGGGCCTATGCTCAAGGGGTTTCGGCCCAAGCAGTTGGCTTTTGCGGGACTTGCCTTTCGCTCGATGAAACAACTTTTGCAGCAATATGGCCTTGATAAAAATCCCGATTTTATCGCCTTTGTCAATGAGCAATTGCTCATTACGGCCCAAAATTATTTGGAGGAAGTCAATATTTTGTTTGGCGCCACGGCCCTTTGCTACACTCTTTTTGGCAATTATTATGTTTATGGCGGCCTCTATCAATTGGTCAAGCCGTTTTGCGATTATATTGAGGAGCAGGGCGGACAGCTTCATCTCAAAACAAAAGTAGAGCAAATCAGCCGAAAAAATGGGCAATATATCCTGCAAAGCAATCAGGGGGCCATGGCTTTTGACCGCCTAATTTCAGGCATTCCCATCAATAATTTACTCGATATTTGGCCCGATCCCCAACTGCATAAACGCTACCAAAAGCGCATTTTAGACAGTCCCCAGCTCAACTCTGCTTTTCAATTGGGAATTGGCTTTAATCGCCGAGAGGATTCCCCCATTTTGCACCACCAAATTCACCTCAAACAGCCACTTTCGCAAATTGGTAGCCAGAGTATTTTTCTCAGTTTTTCGGATCCCATAGATTGGTATCGAGCACCTTTGGGCCAGGGCGTGGCCTCCATTTCTACGCATATTCCAGACCCAGCAGGCCGGCCCGTTCGAGACAAGGCGGCCCTAGAACAAGAAATCCTAACTGTTCTGGACCAAGAGGGCTATATCGCTAAAGATCAGATTTTGTGCACCCATAGCTCGGCCTCTAGCAGCTGGGAAAGCTGGACCCAACGCAAATTTGGCTTTGTGGGCGGCTACCCTCAATTTTTCCAAATCAAACCTTGGCAAATGCTCGATGCCCGCCTAGAAAAGGGCGCTTACCTTTGTGGCGACACCGCTTATCCGGGCCAGGGCATCCCCGGCGTGGCCCTTTCGGGCATTATTGCCTACCGAAAATTGTTGTTGGATAGCTAG
- the mnmD gene encoding tRNA (5-methylaminomethyl-2-thiouridine)(34)-methyltransferase MnmD, which translates to MQADSNAKIILTDDGSHSLESAQFEASYHSTHGAIQETDTVFIQAALAHQLSKAPEQLAILEIGFGTGLNALMSYLYSQKEAPQCQIQYLALEAYPISSETAAALNYTEELAAAASQDTFLAMHSLPNRWQTLAENFNFCLNIQRFEELTAQNAFDIVYYDAFSPNVQAELWEEPMLKKIYEAMRPGACLSTYCAKGAFKRLLKSIGFRVEALPGPKGKREMTRAFKEA; encoded by the coding sequence ATGCAAGCAGATTCTAACGCTAAAATTATTCTTACCGATGACGGCTCTCATAGCCTAGAATCGGCACAGTTCGAGGCCAGTTATCATTCAACACATGGGGCCATTCAAGAAACCGATACGGTTTTTATCCAAGCCGCTTTAGCCCATCAATTGAGCAAGGCGCCTGAACAATTAGCCATTCTAGAAATTGGTTTTGGCACAGGTCTCAATGCACTCATGAGCTATTTGTATAGCCAAAAAGAAGCCCCCCAATGCCAAATTCAGTATTTGGCCCTAGAGGCTTACCCTATTAGCAGCGAAACAGCCGCTGCACTAAACTATACCGAAGAATTGGCCGCTGCAGCTAGCCAAGATACTTTTTTAGCCATGCATAGCTTGCCCAACCGCTGGCAAACCTTGGCCGAAAACTTTAACTTCTGCTTGAATATTCAGCGCTTTGAAGAATTAACCGCCCAAAACGCCTTTGATATTGTCTATTACGATGCTTTTTCGCCAAATGTACAAGCTGAACTTTGGGAGGAGCCCATGCTCAAAAAGATTTATGAGGCTATGCGTCCCGGCGCTTGCCTAAGTACCTACTGCGCTAAAGGTGCCTTCAAGCGATTGCTCAAAAGCATAGGCTTTAGGGTAGAAGCTTTGCCTGGCCCAAAAGGCAAAAGAGAAATGACTAGAGCCTTTAAAGAGGCCTAA
- a CDS encoding YggS family pyridoxal phosphate-dependent enzyme, whose amino-acid sequence MLNLDFYKNIKEELADGPTQLVAVSKTKPAAAIQALYEQGQRIFGENKVQELVDKAALLPQDIQWHLIGHLQRNKVKYIAPFVSLIHAVDSLRLLKEINKEAKKNNRIISCLLQFHIAQEDSKFGLDLAEAKALLQSEDYAQMQHIKIVGLMGMASFTDNQEQVLAEFGQLANYFQELKAAFFAQNDDFKELSMGMSGDYQLALQEGSTLVRIGSALFGHR is encoded by the coding sequence ATGCTAAATTTAGATTTTTATAAAAATATTAAGGAAGAGTTAGCAGATGGCCCCACCCAACTGGTGGCCGTTTCTAAAACTAAACCCGCGGCCGCTATTCAGGCCCTATATGAGCAAGGACAACGCATTTTTGGAGAGAACAAAGTGCAGGAATTAGTAGATAAAGCAGCCCTTTTGCCCCAAGATATCCAATGGCATCTCATCGGCCATCTACAGCGCAATAAAGTGAAATATATCGCCCCTTTTGTGAGCCTTATTCATGCCGTTGATAGCCTCCGACTTTTAAAGGAAATTAACAAAGAGGCAAAAAAAAATAACAGAATTATTTCCTGTCTGCTCCAATTCCATATCGCTCAAGAAGATAGTAAATTTGGCCTCGATTTGGCCGAAGCAAAAGCATTGTTGCAGTCCGAAGACTACGCCCAAATGCAACATATCAAAATTGTCGGCCTGATGGGAATGGCCAGTTTTACCGATAATCAAGAACAGGTTTTGGCCGAGTTTGGCCAATTAGCCAACTATTTCCAAGAACTCAAAGCAGCATTTTTTGCCCAAAATGACGACTTTAAAGAGCTCTCTATGGGCATGTCTGGCGATTACCAACTGGCCCTGCAAGAAGGTAGCACTCTCGTCCGTATCGGCTCTGCCCTTTTTGGCCATCGTTAA
- the msrA gene encoding peptide-methionine (S)-S-oxide reductase MsrA: MWKPLFSLAVSVLILCQYACGPANSQAVVGASDKTVESMEGLAVATLGAGCFWCVEAIFQDLKGVEKVVSGYAGGQVENPTYKAVCTGETGHAEVVQITFDPEVLAFADLLEVFFFTHNPTTLNRQGNDVGTQYRSAIFYHSEEQKKVAEAVKAKMASAFEDPIVTEIVPFDRFYAAEDYHQDYYNLNGDKNPYCSAVISPKVNKFRKNYKEKLKEELKK; this comes from the coding sequence ATGTGGAAACCATTATTTTCATTGGCTGTTAGTGTACTAATTTTATGTCAATACGCTTGTGGACCAGCCAACAGCCAAGCGGTGGTTGGCGCAAGCGACAAAACGGTAGAATCTATGGAAGGATTAGCAGTAGCGACTTTGGGCGCGGGTTGTTTTTGGTGTGTAGAAGCTATTTTTCAGGACCTAAAAGGGGTAGAAAAAGTAGTTTCGGGCTATGCTGGTGGGCAGGTTGAAAACCCGACTTATAAGGCAGTTTGTACGGGGGAAACGGGGCATGCCGAGGTGGTACAAATTACTTTTGACCCAGAGGTATTGGCTTTTGCGGACTTATTGGAAGTCTTTTTCTTTACGCATAATCCGACGACGCTCAATCGGCAGGGGAATGATGTGGGAACGCAATATCGCTCGGCCATTTTTTATCATTCGGAGGAGCAAAAGAAAGTTGCCGAAGCGGTAAAAGCGAAAATGGCCTCGGCCTTTGAGGACCCTATTGTTACGGAAATTGTGCCTTTTGATCGTTTTTATGCGGCAGAGGATTATCATCAGGATTATTATAATTTGAATGGGGATAAGAATCCTTATTGCTCGGCGGTGATCAGTCCGAAGGTGAATAAGTTTAGAAAAAACTACAAGGAGAAATTGAAAGAGGAGTTGAAGAAGTAG